A genomic region of Glycine max cultivar Williams 82 chromosome 15, Glycine_max_v4.0, whole genome shotgun sequence contains the following coding sequences:
- the LOC100819726 gene encoding nicotianamine synthase, whose translation MASFQGINNNIETLIPPELLITQIMQLHASISKLETLRPCKQVNSLFTHLVKLCTLPSSIDIESLPQEVQDMRESLINLSGRAEGLLELEFSTFISLTPEPMKNVTLFPYYGNYVKLANMESKILTENGVVNPKKVAFVGSGPMPLTSIVMATHHMESTHFDNFDIDEKANEVARKIVASDVALEKRMKFETQDVMEVRERLGQYDCIFLAALVGMSREAKVKILGHIRKYMKEGGVLLVRSAKGARAFLYPIVEERDMVNFEVLTIFHPTNDVINSVVLLRKPKA comes from the coding sequence ATGGCTTCTTTCCAAGGCATCAACAACAACATTGAAACCCTAATTCCACCAGAGCTCCTCATAACTCAGATCATGCAACTCCATGCAAGCATCTCCAAGCTTGAAACCCTAAGGCCATGCAAGCAAGTCAATAGCCTCTTCACTCACCTAGTGAAGCTTTGCACCCTCCCTTCCTCCATTGACATTGAATCCTTGCCCCAAGAGGTGCAAGACATGCGTGAGAGCCTCATTAACCTAAGTGGCCGCGCCGAGGGGCTCCTAGAGCTCGAATTCTCGACCTTCATAAGCCTCACACCCGAGCCAATGAAAAACGTAACCCTATTCCCTTACTACGGGAACTATGTCAAGCTAGCAAACATGGAGAGCAAAATCCTCACAGAAAACGGAGTGGTAAACCCTAAGAAAGTGGCCTTTGTAGGGTCAGGGCCAATGCCACTCACCTCCATCGTAATGGCCACACACCACATGGAATCCACCCACTTTGACAACTTTGACATCGACGAAAAGGCAAACGAGGTGGCTCGAAAGATCGTGGCTTCGGACGTGGCACTTGAGAAGAGGATGAAGTTTGAGACACAAGATGTCATGGAAGTGAGGGAGAGGTTAGGGCAATATGATTGCATCTTTTTGGCAGCGCTTGTGGGAATGAGTAGGGAAGCAAAAGTGAAGATTTTGGGACACATAAGGAAGTATATGAAGGAAGGAGGGGTCTTGCTTGTGAGAAGTGCAAAAGGGGCAAGGGCTTTTTTGTACCCTATAGTTGAGGAACGTGACATGGTGAATTTTGAGGTTCTCACCATCTTTCACCCCACAAATGATGTTATCAACTCAGTTGTTCTTCTTCGCAAGCCTAAGGCTTAA